In one Pseudomonas sp. R84 genomic region, the following are encoded:
- a CDS encoding AraC family transcriptional regulator — MDSHLLSDRSSVFRHADPYAVSDYVNQHVGQHFIGLSRTAHPQASLNHRKLANLDLARISYGGSVRVTSVALETVYHLQVLLQGNCLWRGHKREQHLVPGELLLINPDDPVDLTYSDDCEKFILKVPVSVLESVCDEQRWQRPANGIRFLRNHYRLDELEGFTNLLAMICQEAEASDPLLRVQEHYAQIIGSKLISLMNTNVSRECLSAPNVSFERIVDYIERNLKLDLPAEHLAAQASMSPRSLYVLFERQLGVTPMQYIRQRKLARIHTCLSDPSCPVRSLTELALDYGFLHLGRFSESYRQQYGELPSQTFKRRH, encoded by the coding sequence ATGGACAGCCATCTGCTGAGCGATCGCAGCAGCGTGTTTCGTCACGCTGACCCTTATGCCGTCTCCGACTACGTCAATCAGCACGTCGGCCAGCACTTCATCGGCCTGTCCAGAACCGCCCACCCGCAAGCCAGCCTCAACCATCGCAAACTCGCCAATCTCGATCTGGCCCGCATCAGCTATGGCGGCAGCGTACGCGTGACCTCCGTGGCCCTGGAGACCGTTTACCACCTGCAAGTGCTGCTGCAAGGCAATTGCCTGTGGCGCGGGCACAAGCGCGAGCAGCATCTGGTGCCGGGCGAGTTGCTGTTGATCAATCCGGATGATCCGGTCGATCTGACTTACTCGGATGATTGCGAGAAATTCATCCTCAAGGTGCCGGTCAGCGTGCTTGAATCGGTGTGCGACGAGCAGCGCTGGCAGCGTCCGGCAAACGGTATCCGTTTCCTGCGCAATCACTATCGGCTCGATGAGCTGGAAGGCTTCACCAATCTGCTGGCGATGATCTGTCAGGAAGCCGAGGCCAGCGACCCGTTGCTGCGGGTGCAGGAGCATTACGCGCAGATCATCGGTAGCAAACTGATCTCGCTGATGAACACCAATGTCAGCCGTGAGTGCCTAAGCGCACCGAACGTCAGCTTCGAGCGCATCGTCGATTACATCGAGCGCAATCTGAAACTGGATTTGCCGGCCGAACATCTGGCCGCACAGGCGAGCATGAGCCCGCGCTCGCTGTACGTTTTGTTCGAACGCCAACTCGGCGTCACGCCGATGCAATACATCCGCCAGCGCAAACTGGCGCGCATCCACACCTGCCTCAGCGATCCAAGTTGCCCGGTGCGCAGTCTCACCGAACTGGCCCTGGACTACGGCTTCCTGCACCTCGGTCGCTTCTCCGAAAGCTATCGCCAACAGTACGGCGAACTGCCGTCGCAGACCTTCAAACGCCGCCACTAA
- the benA gene encoding benzoate 1,2-dioxygenase large subunit yields MSLGIDYLNAMLEEDKEKGAYRCKREMFTDPRLFELEMAHIFEGNWIYLAHESQLPNNNDFLTTTMGRQPIFIARNKDGVLNAFLNACSHRGAMLCRHKSGNRSSYTCPFHGWTFNNSGKLLKVKDPSEAGYPAGFNCEGSHDLTKVARFESYRGFLFGSLNADVKSLAEHLGESAKIIDMIVDQSPEGLEVLRGSSSYIYEGNWKLTAENGADGYHVSSVHWNYAATQNQRQQREAGEAIKTMSAGSWAKKGGGFYSFDHGHLLLWTRWANPEDRPAYERRDELARDFGLARADWMIENSRNLCLYPNVYLMDQFSSQIRIARPISVDKTEITIYCIAPKGESAEARAKRIRQYEDFFNVSGMATPDDLEEFRSCQTGYGAGRGWNDMSRGATHWVEGADAAAEEIDLKPLLSGMRTEDEGLFVLQHKYWQETMLKAAASEPQLIPVEAV; encoded by the coding sequence ATGTCCCTGGGAATCGACTACCTCAATGCCATGCTTGAAGAAGACAAGGAGAAGGGCGCCTACCGCTGCAAGCGGGAGATGTTCACTGATCCGCGGCTGTTCGAACTGGAGATGGCGCACATCTTCGAAGGCAACTGGATCTACCTCGCCCACGAAAGCCAGCTCCCCAACAATAACGATTTTCTGACCACCACCATGGGCCGTCAGCCGATCTTCATCGCGCGCAACAAGGACGGTGTGCTCAACGCGTTCCTCAATGCCTGCAGCCATCGTGGCGCCATGCTCTGCCGGCACAAGTCCGGCAACCGTTCCAGCTACACCTGCCCGTTCCACGGCTGGACGTTCAACAACAGCGGCAAACTGCTCAAGGTCAAAGACCCGAGCGAAGCCGGCTATCCCGCAGGCTTCAATTGCGAAGGCTCCCATGACCTGACCAAAGTCGCGCGTTTCGAGTCCTATCGCGGCTTTCTGTTCGGCAGCCTGAATGCCGATGTGAAATCCCTCGCCGAGCACTTGGGTGAGTCCGCCAAGATCATCGACATGATCGTCGATCAGTCGCCAGAAGGCCTGGAAGTGCTGCGCGGTTCCAGCTCTTACATCTACGAAGGCAACTGGAAACTCACCGCTGAAAATGGCGCCGATGGCTACCATGTCAGCTCGGTGCACTGGAACTACGCCGCCACCCAGAACCAGCGTCAACAGCGCGAAGCAGGTGAGGCGATCAAGACCATGAGCGCCGGCAGTTGGGCGAAAAAGGGTGGTGGTTTCTATTCCTTCGATCACGGCCATCTGCTGCTCTGGACTCGCTGGGCCAACCCCGAAGACCGTCCCGCTTATGAGCGCCGTGACGAACTGGCCCGGGATTTCGGTCTGGCCCGCGCTGACTGGATGATCGAAAACTCGCGCAACCTGTGCCTGTACCCGAACGTGTACTTGATGGATCAGTTCAGCTCACAGATCCGCATTGCCCGGCCAATCTCGGTCGACAAGACCGAAATCACCATCTACTGCATCGCTCCCAAAGGCGAGAGCGCTGAAGCGCGGGCCAAGCGCATTCGTCAGTACGAAGACTTCTTCAACGTCAGCGGCATGGCCACGCCGGATGACCTGGAAGAATTCCGCTCGTGCCAGACCGGTTACGGCGCCGGCCGTGGCTGGAACGACATGTCCCGTGGCGCGACGCATTGGGTCGAGGGCGCGGACGCAGCGGCCGAAGAAATCGATCTCAAACCGTTGCTCTCCGGCATGCGCACCGAAGACGAAGGCCTGTTTGTACTGCAACACAAGTACTGGCAGGAAACCATGCTCAAGGCCGCTGCCTCCGAGCCACAATTGATCCCCGTGGAGGCCGTGTGA
- the benB gene encoding benzoate 1,2-dioxygenase small subunit: protein MSNLYDCVRDFLYREARYLDDGQWDQWLELYAADATFWMPAWDDNDTLTEDPQSEISLIWYGNRGGLEDRIFRIKTERSSATIPDTRTSHNLSNIEIVEQSADECQVRFNWHTLSFRYQVTDSYFGSSFYTLGLRGEQPLIKAKKVVLKNDYVRQVIDIYHI from the coding sequence ATGAGCAACCTCTACGACTGCGTGCGCGATTTTCTCTACCGCGAGGCGCGTTATCTTGATGACGGCCAGTGGGATCAATGGCTGGAGCTGTACGCCGCCGACGCCACTTTCTGGATGCCGGCCTGGGACGACAACGACACCCTCACCGAAGACCCGCAAAGCGAAATCTCGCTGATCTGGTACGGCAACCGTGGCGGCCTCGAAGACCGCATTTTCCGGATCAAGACCGAGCGCTCCAGCGCGACCATTCCCGACACCCGCACCTCGCACAACCTGAGCAACATCGAAATCGTCGAGCAGAGCGCAGACGAGTGTCAGGTGCGCTTCAACTGGCACACCCTGAGCTTTCGTTACCAGGTCACTGACAGCTACTTCGGCAGCAGTTTCTACACCCTCGGTCTGCGCGGCGAACAGCCGCTGATCAAGGCCAAGAAAGTCGTGCTGAAAAACGATTACGTCCGTCAGGTCATCGACATCTACCACATCTAG
- the benC gene encoding benzoate 1,2-dioxygenase electron transfer component BenC, whose translation MNFQIALNFEDGVTRFIEAGGHETVADAAYRQGINIPLDCRDGACGNCKCFAEAGRYDMGDNFIEDALSADELAQGYVLTCQMRAESDCVVRVPAGSQLCKTEQASFQASISDVRQLSESTIALSIKGEALSKLAFLPGQYVNLQVPGSEQTRAYSFSSLQKDGEVSFLIRNVPGGLMSSFLTGLAKAGDSMTLAGPLGSFYLREIKRPLLLLAGGTGLAPFTAMLEKIAEQGSDHPVHLIYGVTNDFDLVELDRLEAFAARIPNFSFGACVANPQSAHPLKGYVTQHIEPRHLNEGDVDVYLCGPPPMVEAVSQYIREQGITPANFYYEKFAAAAA comes from the coding sequence ATGAATTTCCAGATCGCGCTTAATTTTGAAGACGGCGTCACCCGTTTCATCGAGGCTGGCGGCCATGAAACCGTCGCCGATGCGGCTTATCGCCAAGGCATCAACATCCCGCTGGACTGCCGTGACGGCGCCTGCGGCAACTGCAAATGTTTCGCCGAGGCCGGGCGTTACGACATGGGCGACAACTTCATCGAAGACGCCTTGAGCGCCGACGAACTCGCACAAGGTTATGTGCTGACCTGCCAGATGCGCGCTGAAAGCGATTGTGTGGTGCGAGTGCCGGCAGGCTCGCAGCTGTGCAAGACCGAACAGGCCAGTTTCCAGGCCTCGATCAGCGATGTCCGGCAGTTGTCCGAAAGCACCATCGCGCTGTCGATCAAGGGCGAGGCGCTGAGCAAACTGGCGTTTCTGCCGGGTCAATACGTCAATCTGCAAGTGCCGGGCAGCGAACAGACCCGCGCTTATTCCTTCAGCTCATTGCAGAAAGACGGCGAAGTCAGTTTCCTGATTCGCAACGTGCCTGGCGGCTTGATGAGCAGTTTCCTTACCGGGTTGGCCAAGGCTGGCGACAGCATGACGCTGGCCGGTCCCTTGGGCAGCTTCTATCTGCGCGAGATCAAGCGGCCGTTGTTGCTGCTCGCTGGCGGCACCGGCCTGGCACCGTTCACCGCGATGCTGGAAAAGATCGCCGAGCAGGGCAGCGATCATCCCGTGCATTTGATCTATGGCGTGACCAATGACTTCGATCTGGTCGAACTCGATCGTCTCGAAGCCTTCGCCGCCCGCATCCCGAACTTCAGTTTCGGCGCCTGCGTGGCCAATCCGCAGAGCGCGCATCCGCTCAAGGGTTACGTCACCCAGCACATCGAGCCGCGCCATCTCAATGAAGGCGACGTCGACGTGTACCTGTGCGGGCCGCCGCCGATGGTTGAGGCGGTCAGCCAATACATCCGCGAGCAGGGCATCACCCCGGCGAATTTCTACTACGAAAAATTTGCCGCTGCGGCTGCCTGA
- a CDS encoding 1,6-dihydroxycyclohexa-2,4-diene-1-carboxylate dehydrogenase: MNNRFSNKVALVTGAAQGIGRRVCERLLREGAQVVAVDRSELVHELQGERALALTADLEQYADCARVMAEAINTFGRLDILINNVGGTIWAKPFEHYEVEQIEAEVRRSLFPTLWCCHAALPYMLKQGRGAIVNVSSIATRSVNRVPYGAAKGGINALTACLAFENAERGIRVNATAPGGTEAPPRRIPRNAAEPSAQEQAWYQEIVAQTLDSSLMKRYGSLDEQVGAILFLASDDASYITGVTLPVGGGDLG, encoded by the coding sequence ATGAACAACAGATTCTCCAACAAGGTCGCACTGGTCACTGGCGCGGCGCAGGGTATCGGCCGCCGCGTGTGCGAACGCCTGTTGCGCGAAGGCGCACAAGTGGTCGCCGTAGACCGCTCAGAGCTGGTTCACGAGCTGCAAGGCGAGCGCGCTCTCGCACTGACCGCTGACCTTGAGCAATACGCCGATTGCGCCCGGGTGATGGCGGAAGCCATCAACACCTTCGGCCGACTCGACATCCTGATCAATAACGTCGGCGGCACGATCTGGGCCAAGCCCTTCGAGCATTACGAAGTCGAACAGATCGAGGCTGAAGTGCGCCGCTCACTGTTCCCGACGCTGTGGTGTTGCCACGCCGCGCTGCCGTACATGCTCAAGCAAGGTCGTGGCGCCATCGTCAACGTTTCATCGATTGCTACCCGCAGCGTCAATCGCGTGCCGTACGGCGCGGCCAAGGGCGGCATCAATGCGCTCACCGCGTGCCTGGCCTTTGAAAACGCCGAGCGCGGGATTCGCGTCAACGCTACCGCACCGGGCGGTACCGAAGCACCGCCCCGGCGGATCCCGCGCAATGCCGCCGAACCGTCGGCGCAGGAGCAGGCCTGGTATCAGGAGATCGTCGCGCAAACCCTCGACAGCAGCCTGATGAAACGCTACGGCAGCCTCGACGAACAGGTTGGCGCGATCCTCTTTCTCGCCTCCGACGACGCTTCCTACATCACCGGTGTGACTCTGCCGGTTGGTGGCGGCGACCTCGGTTGA
- a CDS encoding muconate cycloisomerase family protein: MQRILIENLTTIIVDLPTIRPHKLAMHTMQKQTLVILRLRCSDGIEGIGEATTIGGLAYGYESPESIKANIDAHLAPALVGMEANNINAAMQRLDKIAKGNTFAKSGIESALLDAQGKRLGLPVSELLGGRVRDSLEVAWTLASGDTARDIAEAEQMLEARRHRIFKLKIGANPLEQDLKHVVAIKKALGERASVRVDVNQYWDESQAIRGCQVLGDNGIDLIEQPISRVNRSGQIRLNQRSPAPIMADESIESVEDAFSLAADGAASVFALKIAKNGGPRAVLRTAQIAEAAGIALYGGTMLEGSIGTLASAHAFLTLKQLTWDTELFGPLLLTEDIVIETPQYRDFHLHIPRTPGLGLTLDEERLARYRRH; encoded by the coding sequence ATGCAGCGAATCCTGATTGAAAACCTGACGACGATCATCGTCGACCTGCCGACCATCCGCCCGCACAAACTGGCGATGCACACGATGCAGAAGCAGACCCTGGTGATTCTGCGCCTGCGCTGCAGCGATGGCATTGAAGGTATCGGCGAAGCCACCACCATTGGCGGCCTCGCTTACGGTTATGAAAGCCCGGAAAGCATCAAAGCCAATATCGATGCGCATCTGGCGCCGGCGCTGGTAGGCATGGAGGCCAACAACATCAACGCGGCGATGCAGCGGCTCGACAAAATTGCCAAGGGCAACACTTTCGCCAAGTCCGGCATCGAAAGCGCGCTGCTCGATGCGCAAGGCAAACGCCTCGGTCTGCCGGTCAGCGAACTGCTCGGCGGCCGCGTACGGGACAGCCTAGAAGTGGCCTGGACCCTGGCCAGCGGCGACACCGCCCGCGACATCGCTGAAGCCGAGCAAATGCTCGAAGCGCGTCGCCATCGCATCTTCAAATTGAAGATCGGCGCCAACCCGCTGGAGCAGGATCTCAAGCATGTGGTGGCGATCAAAAAAGCCTTGGGCGAGCGCGCCAGTGTGCGGGTTGACGTTAACCAGTATTGGGACGAATCCCAGGCAATTCGCGGCTGTCAGGTACTGGGTGACAACGGCATCGACCTGATTGAACAGCCGATCTCGCGGGTCAACCGCTCCGGGCAGATTCGCCTGAATCAGCGCAGCCCGGCGCCGATCATGGCCGACGAATCGATCGAAAGCGTCGAGGATGCTTTCAGCCTTGCCGCCGACGGTGCTGCCAGTGTGTTCGCCCTGAAAATCGCCAAGAACGGTGGCCCGCGTGCCGTGCTCAGAACCGCGCAGATCGCCGAGGCGGCCGGCATCGCGCTGTACGGCGGCACCATGCTCGAAGGCTCCATCGGCACGCTGGCCTCGGCGCACGCCTTCCTCACGCTCAAACAACTGACCTGGGACACGGAGCTGTTTGGGCCGTTGTTGCTGACCGAAGACATCGTCATTGAAACGCCGCAGTACCGCGATTTCCACCTGCACATCCCGCGAACCCCGGGCCTTGGCCTGACGCTGGACGAAGAGCGTCTGGCGCGTTATCGCCGCCACTGA
- the catC gene encoding muconolactone Delta-isomerase, translating into MLFHVKMTVKLPVDMDPSLATRLKADEKELAQRLQRDGVWRHLWRIAGHYANYSVFDVPSVEALHDTLMRLPLFPYMDIEVDGLCRHPSSIHSDDR; encoded by the coding sequence ATGTTGTTCCACGTAAAAATGACCGTGAAATTGCCCGTCGACATGGACCCGTCGCTGGCCACCCGGCTCAAGGCAGACGAAAAGGAACTGGCCCAACGGCTGCAACGCGACGGCGTATGGCGGCACCTGTGGCGCATCGCCGGGCACTACGCCAATTACAGCGTGTTCGATGTGCCGAGCGTTGAGGCCTTGCACGACACGCTGATGCGCTTGCCGTTGTTTCCCTACATGGACATCGAGGTCGATGGCCTGTGCCGGCATCCGTCGTCGATCCACAGCGACGACCGCTGA